One genomic region from Cryptococcus neoformans var. grubii H99 chromosome 10, complete sequence encodes:
- a CDS encoding large subunit ribosomal protein L44 — protein sequence MVNIPKTRRTYCKGKACRKHTPHKVTQYKKGKDSLSAQGKRRYDRKQSGYGGQTKPVFHKKAKTTKKVVLRLECTVCKTKHQLALKRCKHFELGGDKKQRGAAISF from the exons ACTGCAAGGGTAAGGCTTGCAGGAAGCACACCCCCCACAAGGTTACCCAATacaagaagggcaaggacTCTCTTTCCGCCCAAGGAAAGCGACGATACGACC GAAAGCAATCCGGTTACGGTGGTCAGACCAAGCCTGTCTTCCACAAGAAGGCTAAGACC ACCAAGAAGGTTGTCCTCCGTCTCGAGTGCACTGTCTGCAAGACCAAGCACCAACTCGCTCTCAAGCGATGCAAGCACTTCGAGCTCGGTGGTGacaagaagcagagggGTGCCGCCATTTCCTTCTAA